The Hydrogenophaga crocea genome contains a region encoding:
- a CDS encoding type III pantothenate kinase, with product MAFLALDVGNTRLKWALYEEPQVGARLISHGAQFLENIESLGDGDWSRLPTPRWVLGCVVAGDAVKRRVEEQLELWDVTPQWVVSSNAEGGLVNGYDHPARLGSDRWVAMIGARQRLLAHGPARPCVVVMVGTAVTVEAIDTQGKFLGGIILPGHGIMLRALESGTAGLHVPTGEVRDFPTNTSDALTSGGTFAIAGAVQRMVENLRRHCGEAPVVYMTGGAGWKMAPSMSTEVELVESLIFDGLLHIANRRLNLAAVPQQR from the coding sequence ATGGCCTTTCTCGCCCTGGACGTCGGCAATACGCGCCTCAAGTGGGCGCTCTATGAGGAGCCCCAGGTGGGGGCGCGCCTGATTTCGCACGGCGCCCAGTTCCTCGAGAACATCGAGTCGCTGGGCGACGGCGACTGGAGCCGCCTGCCCACGCCGCGCTGGGTGCTCGGTTGCGTGGTGGCGGGCGATGCGGTGAAGCGCCGGGTCGAGGAGCAGCTCGAACTCTGGGACGTCACCCCGCAATGGGTGGTGTCGAGCAATGCCGAAGGTGGCCTGGTCAACGGCTACGACCACCCCGCGCGCCTGGGCTCCGACCGCTGGGTCGCCATGATCGGTGCCCGCCAGCGCCTGCTGGCCCATGGGCCGGCCCGGCCCTGCGTGGTGGTGATGGTGGGCACGGCGGTCACGGTCGAGGCCATCGACACCCAGGGCAAGTTCCTCGGCGGCATCATCCTGCCGGGCCACGGCATCATGTTGCGCGCGCTCGAATCGGGCACCGCGGGCCTGCACGTGCCCACGGGCGAGGTGCGCGATTTCCCCACCAACACCAGCGACGCGCTCACCAGCGGCGGCACCTTCGCGATCGCCGGCGCGGTGCAGCGCATGGTCGAGAACCTTCGCCGCCACTGCGGCGAAGCGCCCGTGGTCTACATGACGGGTGGCGCGGGCTGGAAGATGGCGCCTTCGATGTCGACCGAGGTCGAGCTGGTGGAAAGCCTGATCTTCGACGGCCTGCTGCACATCGCGAACCGCCGGCTCAACCTGGCTGCCGTGCCGCAACAGCGCTGA
- a CDS encoding helix-turn-helix transcriptional regulator: MTLPVNFDSLGVDSILADWLCALREQGVEGLVVLGPNPMGSREKRDVLAAHPPRLLPAAEALAESRDFGSSWRESDAPLVAWQDIAKSAADQGSRWRRLFLAHGHQSLVRVAFPLPAGRAFECFLFSPRAFGSRTEAATLAWSAFNIWPMLKRALAEQRVALSPRELESLNLAFEGLTARETATRMEVSERTVNYHLANAMSKLQTDNKLAAVQRACWLGLI, encoded by the coding sequence ATGACACTCCCTGTCAACTTTGACAGTCTCGGCGTGGACAGCATCCTCGCGGATTGGCTGTGCGCGCTGCGCGAACAGGGTGTGGAAGGCCTGGTGGTGCTCGGGCCCAACCCGATGGGCTCGCGCGAAAAACGCGATGTGCTGGCCGCGCACCCGCCCCGGCTGCTGCCCGCGGCCGAAGCCCTGGCCGAGAGCCGCGACTTCGGTTCGAGCTGGCGCGAGAGCGACGCGCCGCTGGTGGCCTGGCAGGACATCGCCAAATCCGCGGCCGACCAGGGCAGCCGCTGGCGCCGGCTGTTCCTGGCCCATGGCCACCAGAGCCTGGTGCGCGTGGCCTTTCCGCTGCCCGCGGGCCGGGCCTTCGAGTGCTTCCTCTTCAGCCCGCGTGCCTTCGGCAGCCGCACCGAGGCCGCCACGCTGGCCTGGTCGGCCTTCAACATCTGGCCCATGCTCAAGCGGGCGCTGGCCGAGCAGCGCGTGGCCCTGAGCCCGCGCGAGCTCGAAAGCCTGAACCTGGCCTTCGAAGGCCTCACCGCCCGCGAGACCGCCACGCGCATGGAGGTCTCCGAGCGCACGGTGAATTACCACCTGGCCAATGCCATGAGCAAGCTGCAGACCGACAACAAGCTTGCGGCGGTGCAGCGCGCCTGCTGGCTCGGCCTGATCTGA
- a CDS encoding sensor histidine kinase, translating into MLLNRLQLKNTLARWQKWWRDEIFGAPIEAILHPSSRRMWLSGIFTLTGHLIFFFLWSDVLPQPYESPLARLLMALTGLIYLMPTLRRDPGSMLSGRLFSMATWLQLPWFFTWMYCMNGGNAVWMGSVVAMVLIYYHVTDWRLATIGLIAGGMAGLFTALLSGAEPLALRQPAAHWILIGFAWSMGLMLGLTNANLRRVRQIATLATLRVVTHELRTPLATINIMGDVLRNLSQQGVSEAKRKKFEELAGRLQHLVSSMNRQLDTHIANAQIARPSRDKSIIQAAGLVEEVVTRFPYRTSRERDCVRVQVQQDFCFKGSRTLFAQVLTNLIKNSLHALASASSAPQPGDLRIDVGIHRGKGRIAVSDDGIGISHQVRPRIFEPFYSTQIGSGNGLGLTFCKNVIEAANGRLSVHSEPGLGAVFMIDLPVSTNGAPARPAH; encoded by the coding sequence TTGCTGCTCAACCGGTTGCAGTTGAAGAACACGCTGGCGCGATGGCAAAAATGGTGGCGTGACGAGATCTTCGGCGCGCCAATAGAGGCGATTTTGCATCCTTCGTCCCGCCGGATGTGGCTGAGTGGCATTTTCACGTTGACGGGGCATTTGATTTTCTTTTTCCTCTGGTCGGATGTATTGCCGCAACCCTATGAAAGCCCGTTGGCGCGATTGCTCATGGCCCTCACCGGTTTGATTTATCTCATGCCGACCCTGCGGCGTGACCCCGGCTCGATGCTCAGCGGCCGCCTGTTCAGCATGGCCACATGGCTACAGCTGCCTTGGTTCTTCACGTGGATGTACTGCATGAACGGAGGCAACGCAGTCTGGATGGGGAGCGTGGTTGCCATGGTCCTCATCTACTACCACGTCACCGACTGGCGCTTGGCCACGATCGGCTTGATCGCGGGCGGCATGGCCGGCCTGTTCACGGCCCTTCTGAGTGGAGCCGAACCGTTGGCCTTGCGTCAACCCGCGGCCCACTGGATCCTGATCGGCTTTGCCTGGTCCATGGGACTGATGCTGGGTTTGACCAACGCCAATCTGCGGCGTGTGCGGCAGATCGCCACGCTGGCCACGCTTAGGGTGGTAACCCATGAACTGCGCACGCCACTGGCCACCATCAACATCATGGGCGACGTATTGCGCAACCTGTCTCAGCAGGGCGTGAGCGAAGCCAAGCGCAAGAAGTTCGAGGAGCTCGCCGGGCGTCTGCAGCACTTGGTGAGCAGCATGAACCGCCAGCTGGACACCCACATCGCCAATGCACAGATTGCGCGTCCATCACGCGACAAGTCGATCATCCAGGCCGCCGGCCTGGTCGAAGAGGTGGTGACCCGCTTCCCCTATCGAACCTCGCGCGAGCGCGACTGCGTGCGTGTGCAGGTGCAGCAGGACTTCTGTTTCAAAGGCTCTCGCACGCTGTTTGCGCAGGTCTTGACCAATCTGATCAAGAACAGTCTGCATGCACTGGCATCGGCCAGCAGCGCTCCGCAGCCCGGCGACCTGCGCATCGATGTGGGCATCCACCGTGGCAAAGGCCGCATTGCGGTCTCGGACGATGGCATCGGCATTTCTCACCAGGTGCGGCCCCGAATATTCGAGCCTTTCTATTCCACGCAAATCGGTTCGGGCAACGGCCTGGGCCTGACCTTCTGCAAAAACGTGATCGAAGCGGCCAACGGCCGCCTGAGCGTGCATTCCGAGCCCGGCCTGGGGGCGGTGTTCATGATCGATCTCCCCGTGTCCACCAACGGTGCGCCAGCGCGGCCCGCCCACTGA
- a CDS encoding response regulator, whose protein sequence is MALTLSLFHRPGATLFLDDDPDYLEMLAMVVPAQMQVELYARPSGFLARMQTEPSQWEADAALQLQMIDRWRQGQPLIPQILRYWATRPERYRLAQICVVDYAMPGTDGLTVLNSLLDWPGSRVLLTGQADEQIAIQAFNNGLIDQFVPKQAADITRHLLGVLRRLAQTPHPRLNTMWRGVLRPQQVSLLQIPSVAQWLRDYTHHHWVEYVVIGEPFGLLGLDGNGTAHWLQLEPTASLGDLAELAASAALGMDVVRAVREGRRLAAVELHQQMALRGPVRTAPATDIGDDGLLMAAAFVLENAELPQAIYPYRHFLQAENHRTVQDH, encoded by the coding sequence ATGGCCCTGACCCTCTCCCTCTTCCACCGCCCGGGCGCCACCCTGTTCCTCGACGACGACCCCGATTACCTCGAGATGCTCGCGATGGTCGTGCCGGCGCAGATGCAGGTCGAGCTGTACGCGCGGCCCTCGGGGTTTCTGGCGCGCATGCAGACCGAGCCGTCCCAGTGGGAGGCCGATGCGGCGCTGCAGCTGCAGATGATCGACCGCTGGCGCCAGGGCCAGCCGCTGATCCCGCAGATCCTGCGCTACTGGGCCACCCGGCCCGAGCGCTACCGCCTGGCGCAGATCTGCGTGGTCGACTACGCCATGCCCGGCACCGACGGCCTGACCGTGCTCAACTCCCTGCTCGACTGGCCGGGCTCGCGCGTGCTGCTCACCGGCCAGGCCGACGAGCAGATCGCGATCCAGGCCTTCAACAACGGCCTGATCGACCAGTTCGTGCCCAAGCAGGCGGCCGACATCACGCGCCACCTGCTGGGCGTGCTGCGCCGCCTGGCGCAGACGCCTCACCCGCGGCTCAACACCATGTGGCGCGGCGTGCTGCGGCCGCAGCAGGTCTCGCTGCTGCAGATCCCGTCGGTGGCGCAGTGGCTGCGCGACTACACCCACCACCACTGGGTCGAGTACGTGGTGATCGGCGAGCCCTTCGGCCTACTGGGCCTCGACGGCAACGGCACCGCGCACTGGCTGCAGCTCGAACCCACGGCCAGCCTGGGCGACCTGGCCGAGCTCGCTGCCTCGGCCGCGCTGGGCATGGACGTGGTGCGCGCGGTGCGCGAAGGCCGCCGCCTCGCGGCCGTGGAGCTGCACCAGCAGATGGCGCTGCGCGGCCCGGTGCGCACCGCGCCGGCCACCGACATCGGCGACGACGGCCTGCTCATGGCCGCGGCTTTCGTGCTCGAGAACGCCGAACTGCCGCAGGCCATCTACCCGTACCGCCACTTCCTGCAGGCGGAAAACCACCGCACGGTGCAGGACCACTGA
- a CDS encoding rhodanese-like domain-containing protein: MSAELAWRWVQEGRAVLVDVRTDAEREWVGFVPEALPVAWKQWPGMAPNPAFDEQVRAAAQGGKPLLMLCRSGVRSIAAAQRATVLGLQAYNILEGFEGDPDEHAHRGSRGGWRRRGLPWRQK, translated from the coding sequence GTGTCGGCCGAACTGGCCTGGCGCTGGGTGCAGGAAGGCCGCGCCGTGCTGGTCGACGTGCGCACCGACGCCGAGCGCGAGTGGGTGGGTTTCGTGCCCGAGGCGCTGCCCGTGGCCTGGAAGCAGTGGCCGGGCATGGCGCCCAACCCGGCGTTCGACGAGCAGGTGCGCGCGGCCGCCCAGGGCGGCAAGCCGCTGCTCATGCTGTGCCGCAGCGGCGTGCGCTCGATCGCCGCGGCCCAGCGCGCCACCGTCCTGGGCCTGCAGGCCTACAACATCCTCGAGGGTTTCGAGGGCGATCCGGACGAACACGCGCACCGCGGATCGCGCGGCGGCTGGCGCCGGCGCGGGCTGCCTTGGCGGCAGAAGTGA
- a CDS encoding TRAP transporter substrate-binding protein, with protein MTEKKTATSRRSMLKGAAVATGAMAVPMVATAQTTTLRFQSTWPAKDIFHEYANDFAKKVNDMAGGRLKIEVLPSGAVVPAFQILEAVSKGTLDGGHGVIAYHYGKNSALALWGSGPAFGMDPNMVLAWHNYGGGKELVAEIYKALNMDVVSFLYGPMPTQPLGWFKKPVAKVEDMKGLKFRTVGLAVDVFTEMGTAVNPLPGGEIVPALDRGLIDAAEFNNASSDRVLGFPDVVKNCMLQSFHQSGEQFEILFNGPKYNALNPELKAIVDYAVQAASADMSWKAIQRNSQDYIELKKAGVKFYKTPDAVLRAQLAAWDKTIAKKAGENPLFKKVLDSQKAFAERAGQWQNDYTVDFKMAYNHYFGRGAKKS; from the coding sequence ATGACCGAGAAGAAGACTGCCACGTCCCGTCGCAGCATGCTGAAGGGGGCTGCCGTTGCCACCGGTGCCATGGCCGTGCCCATGGTCGCCACCGCCCAAACCACGACCCTGCGCTTCCAGTCCACCTGGCCGGCCAAGGACATCTTCCACGAGTACGCCAACGACTTCGCCAAGAAGGTCAACGACATGGCGGGTGGCCGCCTGAAGATCGAGGTGCTGCCCTCGGGCGCCGTGGTGCCGGCCTTCCAGATCCTCGAAGCCGTGTCCAAGGGCACGCTCGATGGCGGCCATGGCGTGATCGCCTACCACTACGGCAAGAACTCGGCGCTGGCCCTGTGGGGCTCGGGCCCGGCGTTCGGCATGGACCCGAACATGGTGCTGGCCTGGCACAACTACGGCGGCGGCAAGGAGCTCGTGGCCGAGATCTACAAGGCCCTGAACATGGACGTGGTGTCCTTCCTGTACGGTCCCATGCCGACGCAGCCGCTGGGCTGGTTCAAGAAGCCGGTGGCCAAGGTCGAAGACATGAAGGGCCTGAAGTTCCGCACCGTGGGCCTGGCGGTGGACGTGTTCACCGAGATGGGCACTGCGGTGAACCCGCTGCCCGGTGGCGAGATCGTGCCCGCGCTCGACCGCGGCCTGATCGACGCGGCCGAGTTCAACAACGCGTCTTCGGACCGCGTTCTGGGCTTCCCCGACGTGGTGAAGAACTGCATGCTGCAGAGCTTCCACCAGAGCGGCGAGCAGTTCGAGATCCTGTTCAACGGCCCCAAGTACAACGCGCTCAACCCCGAGCTCAAAGCCATCGTCGACTACGCGGTGCAGGCCGCCAGCGCCGACATGAGCTGGAAGGCCATCCAGCGCAACAGCCAGGACTACATCGAGCTCAAGAAGGCCGGCGTGAAGTTCTACAAGACCCCCGACGCCGTGCTGCGCGCGCAGCTTGCCGCCTGGGACAAGACCATCGCCAAGAAGGCCGGCGAGAACCCGCTGTTCAAGAAGGTGCTCGACTCGCAGAAGGCCTTCGCCGAGCGCGCCGGCCAGTGGCAGAACGACTACACCGTCGATTTCAAGATGGCCTACAACCACTACTTCGGCCGCGGCGCCAAGAAGAGCTGA
- a CDS encoding TRAP transporter small permease subunit, whose protein sequence is MQKLLFTVDAISTWFGKACAWVVVVLTALITWEVFSRYVLNHPHAWVLDAQIMLYGVLFMTAGAYTLAKNGHVRGDVLYGFFQPRTQASIDLTLYILFFLPGIVALTWAGWTFANESLAIREQTFNADPLPVYPFKFVVPIAGAFLLLQGIVEIIRCVICLQTGEWPRREDDVEEVDVDKLKEMVHVKDADIEALDQTLTAKKGGQ, encoded by the coding sequence ATGCAAAAACTTCTCTTCACGGTCGACGCGATCTCGACCTGGTTCGGCAAGGCCTGCGCCTGGGTGGTGGTGGTCCTCACGGCCCTCATCACCTGGGAGGTCTTCTCGCGTTATGTGCTCAACCACCCGCACGCCTGGGTGCTCGACGCCCAGATCATGTTGTACGGCGTGCTGTTCATGACCGCGGGCGCCTACACCCTGGCCAAGAACGGCCACGTGCGCGGCGACGTGCTGTACGGCTTCTTCCAGCCGCGCACGCAGGCCAGCATCGACCTCACGCTCTACATCCTGTTCTTCCTGCCCGGCATCGTGGCGCTCACCTGGGCCGGCTGGACCTTCGCGAACGAGTCGCTCGCCATCCGCGAGCAGACCTTCAACGCCGACCCGCTGCCGGTCTACCCCTTCAAGTTCGTGGTGCCCATCGCGGGCGCCTTCCTGCTGCTGCAGGGCATCGTCGAAATCATCCGCTGCGTGATCTGCCTGCAGACCGGTGAATGGCCGCGGCGCGAAGACGACGTGGAAGAAGTCGACGTCGACAAACTCAAGGAAATGGTGCACGTGAAAGACGCCGACATCGAAGCGCTCGACCAGACCCTCACCGCGAAGAAGGGTGGTCAGTGA
- a CDS encoding TRAP transporter large permease, whose amino-acid sequence MKIRKELWFGFILMGIIVAAAGAMVLSVDKMTNGHYGLLMLSLVVVAIMLGFPTAFTLMGMGIIFTFFAYHSGDQTVGGAVRQTLDLMVQRAFSVMSNDVLISIPLFVFMGYLVERANLIEKLFRSLHLALARVPGSLAVATLVTCTVFATATGIVGAVVTLMGLLALPQMLKGGYDTRLAAGAITAGGCLGILIPPSVLLIVYGATAGVSVVKLYAGAFFPGLMLAGLYIVYVILMAKLKPAWAPPLSAEQRIVPLPEPLLKVGARAGASALAGLLAALKGRNNQGVPTGYLLRQLGIALLPALLFVAVAVLSYPSPRDASVDADTPSELVQLGAGSQVQESGTGLAEPSGGLSEPPAEDSGGLAEPPKDGEDNGGLAEPPGSDGAAAEPKAEGVAEPGAASSPADTAADAADAGAGSGYWIGVGVGALALAVFYALLSYARLEIFKMLLSSFFPLVVLILFVLGSIVFGLATPTEAAAVGAFGGFLLAAAYRQLTFGVIKESVFLTAKTSAMVCWLFVGSAIFSAAFALLGGQELVEQWVLGMNLSKTEFLILSQVIIFILGWPLEWTEIIVIFMPIFIPLLDNFGVDPLFFGLLVALNLQTAFLSPPVAMSAFYLKGVAPKHVTLNQIFAGMLPFMGIQIVAIVLLYWFPEIGLWLPSVLYN is encoded by the coding sequence ATGAAGATCCGCAAGGAACTCTGGTTCGGTTTCATCCTGATGGGCATCATCGTCGCCGCCGCCGGCGCGATGGTGCTCAGCGTGGACAAGATGACCAATGGCCACTACGGCCTGCTCATGCTCTCGCTGGTGGTGGTGGCCATCATGCTGGGCTTTCCCACCGCCTTCACCCTCATGGGCATGGGCATCATCTTCACCTTCTTCGCCTACCACTCGGGCGACCAGACGGTGGGGGGTGCGGTCCGGCAGACGCTGGACCTGATGGTGCAGCGCGCGTTCTCGGTGATGTCCAACGACGTGCTGATCTCGATCCCGCTGTTCGTGTTCATGGGCTACCTGGTCGAACGCGCCAACCTGATCGAGAAGCTGTTCCGCAGCCTGCACCTGGCGCTGGCGCGTGTGCCGGGCTCGCTGGCCGTGGCCACGCTGGTCACCTGCACCGTGTTCGCCACCGCCACCGGCATCGTGGGCGCGGTGGTCACGCTCATGGGCCTGCTGGCGCTGCCGCAGATGCTCAAGGGCGGCTACGACACGCGCCTGGCCGCGGGCGCCATCACCGCGGGCGGCTGCCTGGGCATCCTGATCCCGCCGTCGGTGCTGCTGATCGTGTACGGCGCCACCGCGGGCGTATCGGTGGTCAAGCTCTATGCCGGCGCGTTCTTCCCGGGCCTCATGCTCGCGGGCCTGTACATCGTGTACGTGATCCTGATGGCCAAGCTCAAGCCGGCCTGGGCCCCGCCCCTGTCGGCCGAACAGCGCATCGTGCCGCTGCCCGAGCCCCTGCTCAAGGTCGGCGCGCGCGCCGGCGCCTCGGCGCTCGCCGGCCTGCTGGCCGCGCTCAAGGGCCGCAACAACCAGGGCGTGCCCACCGGCTACCTGCTGCGCCAGCTCGGCATCGCCCTGCTGCCGGCGCTGCTGTTCGTGGCCGTGGCCGTGCTGAGCTACCCGAGCCCGCGCGACGCCAGCGTCGACGCCGACACGCCGAGCGAGCTGGTGCAGCTCGGCGCGGGCTCGCAGGTGCAGGAATCGGGCACGGGCCTGGCCGAGCCCTCGGGCGGCCTGAGCGAGCCGCCGGCCGAAGACAGCGGCGGCCTGGCCGAACCGCCCAAGGACGGTGAGGACAACGGTGGCCTGGCCGAGCCCCCGGGCAGCGACGGCGCCGCCGCCGAACCCAAGGCCGAAGGCGTGGCCGAACCCGGCGCGGCCAGCAGCCCCGCGGACACCGCGGCCGACGCGGCCGACGCCGGCGCCGGCAGCGGCTACTGGATCGGCGTGGGCGTGGGCGCGCTCGCGCTCGCGGTCTTCTACGCGCTGCTCAGCTACGCGCGGCTCGAGATCTTCAAGATGCTGCTCTCGAGCTTCTTCCCGCTCGTGGTGCTGATCCTGTTCGTGCTCGGCTCCATCGTGTTCGGCCTGGCCACGCCCACCGAGGCGGCGGCCGTGGGCGCGTTCGGCGGCTTCCTGCTCGCCGCGGCCTACCGCCAGCTCACCTTCGGCGTGATCAAGGAAAGCGTGTTCCTCACGGCCAAGACCAGCGCCATGGTGTGCTGGCTGTTCGTGGGCTCGGCGATCTTCTCGGCCGCGTTCGCGCTGCTGGGCGGCCAGGAACTGGTGGAACAGTGGGTGCTGGGCATGAACCTGTCCAAGACCGAGTTCCTGATCCTGTCGCAGGTGATCATCTTCATCCTCGGCTGGCCGCTCGAATGGACCGAGATCATCGTGATCTTCATGCCCATCTTCATCCCGCTGCTGGACAACTTCGGGGTCGACCCGCTGTTCTTCGGCCTGCTGGTGGCGCTGAACCTGCAGACCGCCTTCCTGAGCCCGCCCGTGGCCATGAGCGCGTTCTACCTCAAGGGCGTGGCGCCCAAGCACGTCACGCTGAACCAGATCTTCGCGGGCATGCTGCCCTTCATGGGCATCCAGATCGTCGCCATCGTGCTGCTCTACTGGTTCCCCGAGATCGGCCTGTGGCTGCCGTCGGTGCTCTACAACTGA
- a CDS encoding PPK2 family polyphosphate kinase — protein sequence MPRASDTSLPFGDAVLRAPPGSPWKAWQIDPDAERRKVSLEALDPGARPFSSGDKAADRAAVERLATEIDELQNVFHPDGRYKLLVVLQGTDTSGKDGTVRGVFGRTSPLGVRTVGWKAPTEPERAHDFLWRIHQAMPGNGEIVVFNRSHYEDVLVPVVNGWINPAQTRQRYAHINDFERLLAETGTVVLKFMLHIGFDEQRQRLQDRIDDPTKHWKFSLGDLDVRQQWAQYQKAYEDLLEATSTPWAPWTVVPGNSKTHRNLMIATLVRDTLKALKLRFPPDDPRLKGLRVT from the coding sequence ATGCCCCGCGCCAGCGACACGTCCCTGCCCTTCGGCGACGCCGTGCTGCGCGCGCCGCCAGGCAGCCCCTGGAAGGCCTGGCAGATCGACCCCGACGCCGAGCGCCGCAAGGTGTCGCTCGAGGCGCTGGACCCCGGCGCCCGGCCCTTCTCCAGCGGTGACAAGGCCGCCGACCGGGCCGCGGTGGAGCGCCTGGCCACCGAGATCGACGAACTGCAGAACGTGTTCCACCCCGATGGCCGCTACAAGCTGCTGGTGGTGCTGCAGGGCACCGACACCTCGGGCAAGGACGGCACGGTGCGCGGCGTGTTCGGCCGCACCAGCCCGCTGGGCGTGCGCACCGTGGGCTGGAAGGCCCCCACCGAGCCCGAGCGCGCGCACGACTTCCTCTGGCGCATCCACCAGGCCATGCCGGGCAACGGCGAGATCGTGGTGTTCAACCGCAGCCACTACGAAGACGTGCTGGTCCCCGTGGTCAATGGCTGGATCAACCCGGCGCAAACGCGCCAGCGCTACGCCCACATCAACGACTTCGAGCGCCTGCTCGCCGAGACCGGCACCGTGGTGCTCAAGTTCATGCTGCACATCGGCTTCGACGAGCAGCGCCAGCGCCTGCAGGACCGCATCGACGACCCCACGAAGCACTGGAAATTCAGCCTCGGCGACCTCGACGTGCGCCAACAATGGGCCCAGTACCAGAAGGCCTACGAAGACCTGCTCGAGGCCACGAGCACGCCCTGGGCGCCCTGGACCGTGGTGCCCGGCAACAGCAAGACCCACCGCAACCTCATGATCGCCACCCTGGTGCGCGACACGCTCAAGGCGCTGAAGTTGCGTTTTCCGCCCGACGATCCGCGCCTCAAAGGCCTGCGCGTCACCTGA